One genomic segment of Streptomyces niveus includes these proteins:
- a CDS encoding chorismate-binding protein yields MPDLPPLARFGDLVATDLRDVTRDPQALDSTGFWAVAMDFEGRLTCARFGDVRREPVPVPVPGRWQGPAAGDWTSSLDRAAYISGVRRVRELIAAGEVYQANLCRVLTAPLPDPDAADVDALTALLARGNPAPYAGAIRLPAHGVEIATASPELYLRRTGRTVESGPIKGTGRTAADLLEKDHAENVMIVDLVRNDLGRVCATGSVTVPALCAVEPHPGLVHLVSTVRGELAEGAGWPALLAATFPPGSVTGAPKSSALKIIEALETAPRGPYCGAIGWVDADRGTAELAVGIRTFWIERDPPHGPVVRFGTGAGITWGSDPEREWQETELKASRLLAVASGVYEATGRTG; encoded by the coding sequence GTGCCCGACCTCCCTCCGCTCGCCCGCTTCGGTGACCTCGTCGCCACCGATCTGCGCGATGTCACCCGTGACCCGCAGGCCCTGGACTCCACCGGCTTCTGGGCCGTCGCCATGGACTTCGAGGGCCGTCTCACCTGCGCCCGCTTCGGCGACGTGCGCCGCGAACCGGTCCCCGTCCCCGTGCCGGGGCGGTGGCAGGGCCCCGCGGCGGGCGACTGGACGTCGTCGCTCGACCGCGCCGCGTACATCTCGGGCGTACGGCGCGTCCGCGAACTCATCGCGGCCGGCGAGGTGTACCAGGCCAATCTCTGCCGCGTCCTGACGGCGCCGCTGCCCGACCCGGACGCGGCCGACGTCGACGCGCTGACCGCGCTCCTGGCGCGCGGCAACCCCGCCCCGTACGCCGGCGCGATCCGGCTGCCCGCGCACGGTGTGGAGATCGCCACCGCGTCGCCCGAGCTGTATCTCCGGCGCACCGGCCGCACCGTGGAGTCCGGGCCCATCAAGGGCACCGGCCGCACCGCCGCCGACCTGCTGGAGAAGGACCACGCCGAGAACGTGATGATCGTGGACCTCGTCCGCAACGACCTAGGCCGCGTCTGCGCCACCGGATCGGTGACCGTGCCCGCCCTCTGCGCCGTCGAACCCCACCCCGGACTCGTCCATCTCGTGTCGACGGTGCGCGGCGAACTCGCCGAGGGCGCGGGCTGGCCCGCGCTCCTGGCCGCGACCTTCCCGCCCGGATCGGTCACCGGCGCGCCGAAATCCAGCGCGCTGAAGATCATCGAGGCGCTGGAGACCGCCCCTCGGGGACCGTACTGCGGCGCGATCGGCTGGGTCGACGCCGACCGCGGCACGGCCGAACTCGCCGTCGGCATAAGGACGTTCTGGATCGAGCGCGACCCACCGCACGGACCCGTGGTCCGGTTCGGCACCGGCGCGGGGATCACCTGGGGATCCGACCCCGAGCGGGAGTGGCAGGAGACAGAACTCAAGGCATCGCGCCTGCTGGCGGTAGCGTCGGGAGTGTACGAGGCGACGGGAAGGACCGGCTAG
- a CDS encoding phosphotransferase family protein: MTTSASAATTTSVVRALTLAARHAAHPDADYPDAGSPAGSSHPCRACGREETVLADRSDGVVVRHGAAVAKAHAPGTDPAGHRARLSVAAHPLLAGILLPPLPATTPHVAGRPVTVWPYGTPVDPDRPDDAPWEAAGTLLALLHAVPPAALAPLSLPATRGPLKAAQALSRMRAAGPHPAAADVERAWAGLPAWARDEAPAPAGGSLCHGDLHLGQLVRHPVTDGPWLLIDVDDLGLGDAAWDLARPAAWYAAGLLAPDEWGRFLGAYRTAGGPAVPADGDPWPRLDVPARALTVQTAALAVAKSTEQGRQPDEVEGTMIETCARIATLPTELAAGPAS; this comes from the coding sequence GTGACCACATCCGCGAGCGCAGCCACGACCACGTCGGTCGTACGCGCGCTCACCCTCGCCGCCCGTCACGCCGCCCACCCGGACGCCGACTACCCGGACGCCGGCTCCCCGGCCGGGTCGTCGCACCCCTGCCGCGCCTGCGGGCGCGAGGAGACCGTGCTCGCCGACCGGTCCGACGGAGTCGTCGTACGGCACGGGGCCGCCGTCGCCAAGGCCCACGCCCCCGGCACCGACCCGGCGGGACACCGCGCCCGGCTCTCCGTCGCCGCGCATCCACTGCTCGCCGGCATCCTGCTGCCACCGCTCCCCGCGACCACCCCGCACGTCGCGGGCCGCCCCGTCACCGTCTGGCCCTACGGCACACCCGTCGACCCCGACCGCCCCGACGACGCGCCCTGGGAGGCGGCGGGGACCCTGCTGGCCCTGCTGCACGCCGTGCCGCCCGCCGCCCTCGCTCCGCTGTCCCTCCCGGCCACGCGCGGCCCGCTCAAGGCCGCACAGGCCCTCTCCCGGATGCGGGCCGCCGGACCCCACCCGGCCGCCGCCGATGTCGAGCGCGCCTGGGCGGGGCTGCCCGCCTGGGCCAGGGACGAGGCGCCCGCACCCGCCGGCGGCTCCCTGTGCCACGGCGACCTCCACCTCGGCCAGCTCGTGCGGCATCCCGTGACGGACGGCCCCTGGCTGCTGATCGACGTGGACGACCTCGGACTCGGCGACGCCGCCTGGGACTTGGCCCGCCCGGCCGCCTGGTACGCCGCCGGACTGCTGGCCCCCGACGAGTGGGGGCGCTTCCTCGGCGCCTACCGGACGGCGGGCGGTCCCGCCGTACCGGCCGACGGCGACCCCTGGCCCCGGCTCGACGTCCCCGCCCGCGCCCTCACCGTCCAGACCGCCGCGCTCGCCGTCGCCAAATCGACCGAGCAGGGCCGTCAACCGGACGAGGTGGAGGGGACGATGATCGAGACCTGTGCCCGAATTGCCACACTCCCAACGGAGTTGGCGGCCGGGCCCGCGTCGTAA
- the cobA gene encoding uroporphyrinogen-III C-methyltransferase, translating into MAEHPAYPVGLRLAGRRVVVIGGGQVAQRRLPALIATGADIVLVSPSATPSVEAMADAGELRWERRPFADGDLSEAWYVLIASSDTEANTRASAEAERNRTWCVRSDNAEAATAWTPATGRSEGVTVAVLTGRDPRRSAGVRDAIVEGLRDGSLVAPRHRTRTPGVALVGGGPGDPELITVRGRRLLAEADVVIADRLGPRDLLDELPPHVEVIDAAKIPYGRYMAQEAINNALIEHAKAGKAVVRLKGGDPFVFGRGMEEAQALAEAGIACTVVPGISSSISVPGAAGIPVTHRGVAHEFTVVSGHVAPDDPRSLVDWPALARLRGTLVLLMAVDKIGAIALTLIAHGKSPSTPVALIQEGTTAAQRRVDATLETAAEAARTGDVRPPAVIVIGDVVSVGASSGGDSGSGDGHDDPADGPDRG; encoded by the coding sequence ATGGCCGAGCATCCCGCCTACCCCGTCGGACTCCGCCTGGCCGGGCGGCGCGTCGTCGTCATCGGGGGCGGCCAGGTCGCCCAGCGCCGACTGCCGGCCCTCATCGCGACCGGCGCCGACATCGTGCTCGTGTCGCCCTCCGCGACCCCCTCCGTCGAAGCCATGGCCGACGCCGGTGAACTCCGCTGGGAGCGCCGCCCGTTCGCCGACGGCGACCTGAGCGAGGCCTGGTACGTCCTGATCGCCTCCAGCGACACCGAGGCCAACACCCGCGCCTCCGCCGAGGCCGAGCGGAACAGGACATGGTGCGTACGGAGCGACAACGCCGAGGCCGCCACCGCCTGGACCCCGGCCACCGGCCGCAGCGAGGGCGTGACCGTCGCCGTCCTCACCGGACGCGACCCGCGACGCTCCGCCGGCGTGCGCGACGCCATCGTGGAGGGCCTGCGCGACGGCAGCCTTGTCGCCCCCCGGCACCGCACCAGGACCCCGGGCGTCGCCCTCGTCGGCGGCGGCCCCGGCGACCCGGAGTTGATCACCGTACGCGGCAGGCGTCTCCTCGCCGAGGCCGACGTCGTCATCGCCGACCGCCTCGGCCCGCGCGACCTCCTCGACGAACTCCCGCCGCACGTCGAGGTGATCGACGCGGCGAAGATCCCGTACGGCCGCTACATGGCCCAGGAGGCGATCAACAACGCGCTGATCGAGCACGCCAAGGCGGGCAAGGCGGTCGTACGGCTCAAGGGCGGCGACCCCTTCGTCTTCGGCCGCGGTATGGAGGAGGCCCAGGCGCTTGCCGAGGCGGGCATCGCCTGCACCGTCGTCCCCGGTATCTCCAGCTCCATCAGCGTGCCCGGCGCGGCGGGCATCCCCGTCACGCACCGGGGAGTGGCACACGAGTTCACCGTGGTCAGCGGCCATGTGGCGCCCGACGACCCGCGCTCCCTGGTCGACTGGCCCGCGCTCGCCAGGCTGCGCGGCACGCTCGTCCTGCTGATGGCCGTCGACAAGATCGGCGCCATCGCCCTGACTCTCATCGCCCACGGCAAATCTCCGTCGACGCCCGTGGCGCTGATCCAGGAAGGCACGACGGCGGCGCAGCGCCGCGTGGACGCCACACTCGAAACGGCCGCCGAAGCCGCCCGTACGGGTGACGTACGGCCCCCGGCCGTCATCGTCATCGGCGACGTGGTCTCGGTCGGCGCCAGCTCCGGCGGCGACAGCGGTTCCGGTGACGGCCATGACGACCCCGCCGACGGTCCCGACCGTGGCTGA
- a CDS encoding aminotransferase class IV gives MMIWVNGGLRAADAARVSVLDHGLTVGDGIFETVKTVHGRPFALTRHLDRLTRSARGLGLPDPDHDEVRAACAAVLDANPVDMGRLRITYTGGLSPLGSDRGDAGPTLVVAVGETERRPDTTAVITVPWTRNERGAVTGLKTTSYAENVVALAAAREQGASEALFANTVGDLCEGTGSNVFVVLDGRLHTPPVSSGCLAGITRALTVEWTGAHETRLPFDALDRAEEIFVTSSLRDVQAVHRVDGRELPGAPGPVTAKAMRVFEERAAGDIDP, from the coding sequence ATGATGATCTGGGTCAACGGCGGACTGCGGGCGGCCGACGCCGCGCGGGTTTCCGTGCTCGACCACGGGCTGACCGTGGGTGACGGAATCTTCGAGACGGTGAAGACCGTCCATGGGCGGCCCTTCGCCCTCACCCGGCACCTGGACCGGCTGACCCGCTCGGCGCGCGGTCTCGGACTGCCCGACCCCGACCACGACGAGGTGCGCGCGGCCTGCGCCGCCGTCCTCGACGCCAACCCCGTGGACATGGGCCGGCTGCGGATCACGTACACCGGCGGTCTGTCACCGCTCGGCTCCGACCGCGGCGACGCCGGCCCGACCCTGGTCGTGGCCGTCGGGGAGACGGAGCGCCGCCCCGACACCACCGCGGTGATCACCGTCCCCTGGACGCGCAACGAACGCGGCGCGGTGACCGGGCTCAAGACCACGTCGTACGCCGAGAACGTCGTCGCGCTGGCCGCCGCGCGTGAACAGGGCGCCTCCGAGGCGCTGTTCGCCAACACGGTGGGGGATCTCTGCGAGGGCACGGGCTCCAACGTCTTCGTCGTGCTCGACGGCCGCCTCCACACCCCGCCCGTCTCCTCGGGCTGTCTGGCCGGCATCACCCGGGCGCTGACGGTGGAGTGGACCGGAGCCCACGAGACCCGGCTGCCGTTCGACGCGCTCGACCGCGCCGAGGAGATCTTCGTGACGTCGTCACTGCGCGACGTGCAGGCCGTCCACCGCGTCGACGGCCGTGAGCTGCCCGGCGCGCCGGGTCCGGTCACGGCCAAGGCCATGCGCGTCTTCGAGGAGCGCGCGGCGGGCGACATCGATCCGTAA
- a CDS encoding TrmH family RNA methyltransferase codes for MAEIVTVEASPDGSADPRLADYTDLTDVELRRRREPAEGLFIAEGEKVIRRAVAAGYEMRSMLLTAKWTEVMRDVIDETAAPVYQVAPDLAERVTGYHVHRGALASMRRKPLPPPADLLQKARRAVVFEDMVDHANLGAAFRNAAALGVDAVLLTPRCADPLYRRAVKVSMGAVLQVPWTRLESWPKEAHLLGEAGFVTAALCLDENAITLDELAERRHDRLALLFGTEGDGLTPGALAAADVRVSIPMDAGVDSLNVAATSAVAFYMTRPRA; via the coding sequence GTGGCTGAGATCGTCACCGTCGAAGCGTCCCCCGACGGCTCCGCCGACCCCCGACTCGCCGACTACACCGACCTCACGGACGTCGAACTCCGCCGTCGGCGCGAGCCCGCCGAGGGCCTGTTCATCGCCGAGGGCGAGAAGGTCATCCGCCGCGCCGTGGCGGCCGGTTACGAGATGCGGTCCATGCTCCTGACGGCCAAGTGGACCGAGGTCATGCGGGACGTCATCGACGAGACCGCCGCACCCGTCTACCAGGTGGCCCCGGACCTCGCCGAACGCGTCACCGGCTACCACGTCCACCGCGGCGCGCTCGCCTCCATGCGTCGCAAGCCCCTGCCGCCGCCCGCCGACCTCCTACAGAAGGCACGCCGCGCCGTCGTCTTCGAGGACATGGTCGACCACGCCAATCTCGGCGCCGCCTTCCGTAACGCCGCGGCGCTCGGCGTCGATGCCGTACTCCTCACCCCGCGCTGCGCCGACCCGCTCTACCGGCGGGCCGTGAAGGTCTCGATGGGCGCCGTCCTCCAGGTCCCCTGGACCCGGCTGGAGTCCTGGCCGAAGGAGGCGCACCTGCTGGGCGAGGCGGGATTCGTCACCGCGGCCCTGTGCCTGGACGAGAACGCGATCACCCTCGACGAACTCGCCGAGCGCCGCCACGACAGACTCGCGCTCCTCTTCGGCACCGAGGGCGACGGGCTGACCCCCGGTGCCCTCGCCGCCGCCGACGTACGGGTGAGCATCCCGATGGACGCCGGGGTCGACTCCCTCAACGTCGCCGCCACCTCGGCCGTCGCCTTCTACATGACGCGGCCCCGGGCCTGA
- a CDS encoding zf-TFIIB domain-containing protein — MQCPKCHAAMHTYNRNGVQIEQCSGCRGIFLDYGELESLTRLEAQWGQQAPPPPAAPGGYPAAAPAPAWGAPQGGHHGGHHGGHHRQKGFGRMLFSS, encoded by the coding sequence ATGCAGTGCCCCAAGTGCCATGCAGCGATGCATACGTACAACCGCAACGGTGTCCAGATAGAGCAGTGCAGCGGCTGCCGCGGGATCTTCCTCGACTACGGCGAGCTGGAGTCCCTGACCCGTCTTGAGGCGCAGTGGGGACAGCAGGCCCCGCCCCCGCCCGCGGCCCCCGGTGGCTACCCCGCCGCCGCGCCGGCTCCCGCGTGGGGCGCGCCGCAAGGCGGTCACCACGGGGGGCACCACGGCGGTCACCACCGCCAGAAGGGCTTCGGCCGGATGCTCTTCTCGTCCTGA
- a CDS encoding serine/threonine-protein kinase, with protein MAMMRLRREDPRVVGSFRLHRRLGQGGMGVVYLGSDRRGQRVALKVIRPDLAEDQEFRSRFAREVSAARRIRGGCTARLVAADLDADRPWFATQYVPGPSLHDKVAEDGPLSAAEVASVGAALAEGLLAVHEAGVVHRDLKPSNILLSPKGPRIIDFGIAWATGASTLTHVGTAVGSPGFLAPEQVRGAAVTPSTDVFALGATLAYAATADSPFGHGSSEVMLYRVVHEEAQLYGVPDALAPLVRACLAKDPEERPSTLQLSMRLKEIAAREGQGLPDGRPPTQRERTRQDVATGRIPERTARMPQRTERPDRVERAERTERSERSTQGRTAGGPDSRAQGSRGSAPRTGGGGRPPRPREGSRTGSRTGGRQGSRPGARTTSGGRGGRRPANPRLLRQRLIVFVVVTLVVALGIAAAQKL; from the coding sequence ATGGCGATGATGCGGCTCCGGCGCGAGGACCCGCGTGTCGTCGGTTCGTTCAGGCTGCACAGGCGGCTGGGCCAGGGCGGCATGGGCGTCGTGTATCTGGGTTCCGACCGGCGTGGCCAGCGGGTCGCGCTGAAGGTGATCAGGCCCGATCTCGCCGAGGACCAGGAGTTCCGTTCACGGTTCGCCCGTGAGGTCTCGGCGGCCCGGCGGATCCGCGGCGGCTGTACGGCCCGGCTGGTGGCCGCCGATCTCGACGCGGACCGGCCGTGGTTCGCCACCCAGTACGTTCCGGGGCCCTCGCTGCACGACAAGGTGGCCGAGGACGGGCCGCTGTCGGCCGCCGAGGTCGCCTCCGTGGGAGCCGCGCTCGCCGAGGGGCTGCTGGCGGTGCACGAGGCAGGGGTCGTCCACCGCGATCTGAAGCCGTCGAACATCCTGCTCTCCCCAAAGGGTCCGCGCATCATCGACTTCGGGATCGCCTGGGCGACCGGGGCGAGCACCCTCACGCATGTCGGCACGGCGGTCGGATCGCCCGGGTTCCTGGCGCCCGAGCAGGTGCGCGGCGCCGCGGTGACCCCGTCGACCGACGTCTTCGCGCTCGGCGCGACGCTGGCCTACGCCGCGACGGCCGACTCGCCCTTCGGACACGGCAGTTCGGAAGTCATGCTGTACCGCGTGGTGCACGAGGAGGCGCAGCTGTACGGGGTGCCGGACGCGCTCGCGCCGCTGGTGCGGGCCTGTCTTGCCAAGGACCCCGAGGAGCGGCCGAGCACCCTCCAGCTCTCGATGCGGCTCAAGGAGATCGCGGCGCGCGAGGGGCAGGGGCTGCCGGACGGACGGCCGCCGACGCAGCGGGAGCGGACCCGGCAGGACGTGGCGACGGGCCGGATCCCGGAGCGTACGGCGCGGATGCCCCAGCGGACCGAGCGGCCGGACCGGGTCGAGCGGGCCGAGCGGACGGAGCGGTCGGAGCGGTCCACCCAGGGCCGTACGGCGGGCGGGCCGGACTCGCGTGCGCAGGGCTCCCGTGGTTCGGCGCCGCGCACGGGTGGCGGCGGGCGTCCGCCGAGGCCCCGTGAAGGCTCGCGTACGGGTTCACGCACCGGTGGGCGTCAGGGCAGTCGGCCCGGGGCGCGTACGACGTCGGGTGGACGCGGCGGGCGCAGGCCGGCCAATCCGCGTCTGCTGCGGCAGCGGCTGATCGTGTTCGTGGTGGTGACGCTGGTCGTCGCGCTGGGGATCGCGGCGGCGCAGAAGTTGTAG
- the cobT gene encoding nicotinate-nucleotide--dimethylbenzimidazole phosphoribosyltransferase: MTDTGQVPGEGQPENAGMVEQPGDPAAGSYAYLGPSDGAPEDDDLLLMPSSQGAWGDPQPAPPADPLAHAGYAVPAPQPVAVGHVPQQMGQAEYAPQAPSLPQSQLATYSQPEYRPEYQADPSAHGQGAYRTAPEYPAPDVAHMQMQPAQAPQPAQSAQPVAQQAELAVTPEAYVPADAPVETPIPDAAAQPAPESTQEAVQTAPQEVTEAPAPEPLQEAPAPAVQEAPAPVREAAAPAPEPGAHEAGGRDSGSVDLGAVRVPTATSAPTPPPARRPLHMGPPMPDSTGGVVRSLADRGPSNTPPNPVRVRTQGPPTAGPEYLDIPREVADALPGPQLGAIPVQGADPWASLPPQSETPVAETAVAVAVAEPQAAVEPQAVAEPAVPEAPAETVVPEGGPTFAPQPVQVSEPEPVQEVAPEPGLDPVPEAVAEEAPAPEPIPEVLPEPQPEPEPLPTPAPVAEEPVAEEPVAEPAPEPLPVPDAVVVDEAPAVEPVEPVEPAELVEPVEAEEKREPIALPGADAVAPAPVEPAEPESVQADPEPEPQPEPVPVAETVAEPAPESEPAAEAAEPESAEPVPAPAPEPAAPVVPVAAPTPVPDAEPEPPAVADDASPPAPGYDDAEREAVLRVMRERRDIRNGFRSDPIPHEVLLRVLEAAHTAPSVGHSQPWDFVVIRSAETRQTMHELAQRQRDAFAKSLPKGRAKQFKELKIEAILDTPVNIVVTADPTRGGRHTLGRHTQPQMAPYSSALAVENLWLAARAEGLGVGWVSFFDEREMVRALGLPEHLDVVAYLCVGYVDEFPEEPELAQAGWSKRRPLSWVVHEETYGRRALPGEEPHDLLKETIAGIRPLDAKALGEAWERQKRMTKPAGALGMLEIISAQLSGLSRMCPPPIPEPAAVAVFAGDHGVHAQGVTHWPQEVTAQMVANFLGGGAVCNAFANQVGAEVCVIDVGVAGELPSTPGLLPRKVRAGTADFTTGPALTREEVLAAIDVGIETARDLVAAGNKGLLTGEMGIANTTACAALISVYTDADPAEVTGRGTGINDETHARKIDVVRRGLEFHRPDPADPIGVLAAFGGLEQAALVGFLLGGASLRTPVILDGVSAGAAALVARAIAPEALAACIAGHRSAEPGHVAALNKLGLRPLVDLDLRLGEGTGALLALPVVQSAARAMHEVATFDSAGVTEK, translated from the coding sequence ATGACTGACACCGGCCAGGTCCCGGGCGAGGGGCAGCCGGAGAACGCAGGCATGGTGGAGCAGCCGGGCGACCCCGCCGCCGGCTCCTACGCCTACCTGGGCCCCTCCGACGGTGCTCCCGAGGACGACGACCTTCTGCTGATGCCGAGTTCGCAGGGTGCCTGGGGCGATCCCCAGCCGGCGCCTCCGGCAGATCCGCTCGCGCACGCGGGCTACGCCGTGCCCGCACCGCAGCCCGTCGCCGTGGGGCATGTGCCGCAGCAGATGGGACAGGCCGAGTACGCACCGCAGGCTCCTTCGCTGCCGCAGTCGCAACTCGCCACTTATTCGCAGCCGGAGTACCGGCCCGAGTATCAGGCCGACCCCTCGGCGCACGGGCAGGGGGCGTACCGGACGGCGCCCGAGTATCCGGCGCCGGACGTGGCCCACATGCAGATGCAGCCCGCGCAGGCTCCCCAGCCGGCGCAGTCCGCCCAACCTGTGGCGCAGCAGGCCGAGCTCGCCGTGACGCCCGAGGCGTACGTGCCGGCGGACGCCCCCGTGGAGACCCCGATCCCGGATGCCGCGGCGCAGCCGGCCCCGGAGTCCACGCAGGAGGCCGTGCAGACGGCCCCGCAGGAAGTCACCGAGGCACCCGCGCCGGAGCCGCTTCAAGAAGCCCCCGCGCCGGCGGTTCAGGAGGCTCCCGCGCCGGTTCGGGAAGCGGCGGCGCCCGCGCCCGAACCGGGCGCGCACGAAGCCGGTGGCCGCGACTCGGGCTCGGTCGACCTCGGGGCCGTACGGGTCCCGACCGCCACGTCCGCGCCCACGCCGCCGCCCGCGCGTCGTCCGCTGCACATGGGTCCGCCGATGCCCGACTCGACGGGTGGCGTGGTGCGTTCGCTCGCGGACCGCGGTCCCTCGAACACGCCGCCGAACCCCGTTCGTGTACGGACACAGGGGCCGCCCACGGCCGGCCCCGAGTATCTGGACATCCCGCGCGAGGTGGCCGACGCGCTGCCGGGCCCGCAGCTCGGGGCCATCCCCGTGCAGGGCGCCGACCCGTGGGCCTCGCTCCCGCCGCAGTCCGAGACACCGGTGGCGGAGACCGCGGTGGCGGTGGCGGTCGCGGAGCCGCAGGCGGCCGTCGAGCCGCAGGCCGTGGCCGAGCCGGCCGTTCCCGAGGCTCCCGCGGAAACGGTCGTCCCCGAGGGTGGACCGACGTTCGCTCCCCAACCGGTTCAGGTATCGGAGCCCGAGCCCGTTCAGGAAGTGGCGCCCGAGCCCGGACTCGACCCCGTGCCCGAGGCGGTGGCCGAAGAGGCACCTGCCCCCGAGCCGATTCCCGAGGTCCTGCCGGAGCCGCAGCCCGAGCCCGAGCCCCTGCCGACGCCCGCTCCCGTGGCCGAGGAGCCGGTGGCGGAGGAGCCCGTGGCCGAGCCCGCTCCCGAGCCTCTTCCCGTGCCCGACGCGGTGGTGGTGGACGAGGCCCCCGCCGTCGAGCCGGTCGAGCCGGTCGAGCCGGCCGAACTGGTGGAGCCGGTCGAGGCCGAGGAGAAGCGCGAGCCGATAGCGCTGCCCGGCGCGGACGCGGTGGCCCCCGCGCCGGTCGAACCGGCCGAGCCGGAGTCCGTACAGGCGGACCCCGAGCCCGAACCGCAGCCCGAGCCCGTACCGGTCGCGGAGACGGTGGCCGAGCCGGCGCCCGAGTCGGAGCCGGCGGCCGAGGCGGCAGAGCCGGAGTCGGCGGAGCCCGTACCGGCGCCCGCCCCCGAGCCGGCGGCTCCCGTCGTTCCCGTGGCGGCCCCGACCCCCGTGCCCGACGCCGAGCCCGAGCCCCCCGCCGTCGCCGACGACGCGTCACCCCCCGCCCCCGGCTACGACGACGCCGAGCGCGAGGCCGTTCTGCGCGTGATGCGCGAGCGGCGCGACATCCGTAACGGCTTCCGCTCCGACCCGATCCCGCACGAGGTGCTGCTGCGCGTCCTCGAAGCCGCGCACACCGCCCCCAGCGTCGGCCACTCGCAGCCCTGGGACTTCGTCGTCATCCGTTCAGCCGAGACCCGGCAGACGATGCACGAACTGGCCCAGCGTCAGCGCGACGCCTTCGCCAAGTCCCTCCCCAAGGGCCGGGCCAAGCAGTTCAAGGAACTGAAGATCGAGGCCATCCTCGATACCCCGGTGAACATCGTCGTCACTGCCGACCCGACACGCGGCGGCCGGCACACCCTCGGCCGCCACACACAGCCGCAGATGGCGCCGTACTCCTCCGCCCTCGCCGTCGAGAACCTGTGGCTCGCCGCCCGCGCCGAAGGGCTCGGAGTCGGCTGGGTCAGCTTCTTCGACGAGCGTGAGATGGTCCGCGCGCTCGGCCTCCCCGAGCACCTGGACGTCGTGGCGTATCTCTGTGTCGGATACGTCGACGAGTTCCCGGAGGAGCCCGAGCTGGCCCAGGCGGGCTGGTCCAAGCGCCGTCCGCTGTCCTGGGTCGTCCACGAGGAGACGTACGGCCGCCGGGCCCTGCCCGGTGAGGAGCCGCACGACCTCCTCAAGGAGACGATCGCCGGGATCCGCCCGCTCGACGCCAAGGCGCTCGGCGAGGCGTGGGAGCGCCAGAAGCGGATGACGAAGCCCGCCGGGGCGCTCGGCATGCTGGAGATCATCTCCGCGCAGCTCAGCGGTCTGTCCCGGATGTGCCCGCCGCCGATCCCCGAGCCCGCGGCCGTCGCGGTCTTCGCGGGCGACCACGGTGTGCACGCGCAGGGCGTCACCCACTGGCCCCAGGAGGTGACGGCCCAGATGGTCGCCAACTTCCTCGGCGGGGGCGCGGTCTGCAACGCCTTCGCGAATCAGGTCGGCGCCGAGGTCTGTGTCATCGACGTCGGTGTCGCGGGCGAACTGCCCTCCACACCCGGCCTGTTGCCCCGTAAGGTCCGCGCGGGCACGGCCGACTTCACGACCGGACCCGCGCTGACCCGCGAAGAGGTGCTGGCCGCGATCGACGTCGGCATCGAGACCGCCCGCGATCTGGTGGCCGCGGGCAACAAGGGCCTGCTCACCGGCGAGATGGGCATCGCGAACACCACGGCCTGCGCCGCGCTGATCTCGGTCTACACGGACGCCGACCCCGCCGAAGTCACCGGGCGCGGCACGGGCATCAACGACGAGACGCACGCGCGCAAGATCGACGTCGTCCGCCGCGGTCTCGAATTCCACCGGCCCGACCCCGCCGACCCGATCGGCGTCCTCGCGGCCTTCGGCGGCCTGGAGCAGGCGGCGCTCGTCGGGTTCCTGCTGGGCGGCGCCTCGCTGCGTACCCCGGTCATCCTCGACGGTGTGAGCGCGGGAGCGGCGGCCCTCGTCGCCCGCGCGATCGCCCCCGAGGCACTGGCCGCATGCATCGCGGGCCACCGCAGCGCCGAACCGGGCCACGTGGCCGCGCTCAACAAGCTGGGCCTGCGGCCCCTGGTCGACCTGGACCTCCGCCTGGGCGAGGGCACCGGCGCCCTGCTGGCACTCCCGGTGGTGCAGAGCGCGGCGCGGGCGATGCACGAGGTGGCGACGTTCGACTCGGCGGGTGTGACGGAGAAGTAG